The Candidatus Methylomirabilota bacterium sequence GGAGATGGTGATGCCGGGGGACAACATCACGACGTCGATCGAGCTGATCACGCCGGTGGCGATGGAGAAGGAGTTGCGGTTCGCGATCCGGGAGGGGGGCCGCACGGTGGGCGCCGGCGTGGTGACCGAGGTCCTCGAGTAACATCATGGCCACGCTGTCCGCTGACCAGAAGATCCGCATCCGGCTGAAGGCCTACGATCATCACTTGCTGGATCGCTCGGTGAAGGAGATCGTGGACACCGTCCGCCGGACCGGGGCCCGCATCTCGGGGCCGGTGCTGCTCCCCACGATCATCAACCGCTGGACGGTGCTGCGCTCGCCGCACGTCGACAAGACGTCTCGCGAGCAGTTCGAGATGCGCACCCACAAGCGGTTGATCGACATCGTGGACCCCACGCCGCAGACGGTGGACTCCCTCATGAAGCTCGATCTCCCCGCCGGCGTCGACGTCGAGATCAAACTCTAATGACGGCGATGAAACCGGCCCATCTCCTTCGTTGGCTCGTCGCTCCTCCCTGCGGCGTACCAGCGCGTACGCCTCAGTCGTCGCTCCTCGCCGCCTCGGATCTGGACCGGTTTGATCGACGCTCGTCGGCGCCTAGCATCTGGGCATTTTTGATCGGCTCAGGCGAGCGAGATCACTGAGATGGCCAGGAAGGAAGGCTTGATCGGGCGAAAGGTGGGGATGACCCAGGTCTTCGGGGAGGACGGGAATCATCTGCCGGTGACGGTCATCCAGGCTGGGCCGTGCACCGTACTCGGCATCCGGACCCGGGAGACCCACGGCTACGACGCCATCCAGCTCGGCTTCGAGCCGAAGAAGAAGGTGGCCAAGCCGGTGGCCGGACAGTTCAAGAAGGTCGGCGTGGAGCCCATGCGGGTGATCCGGGAGATCCGGCTCGAGAAGAGCGAGATGCTCCAGGGCTACCAGGTGGGCCAGACGGTCACCGCCGAGCTGTTCAAGCCCGGAGAGCTGGTGGACGTGGTCGGGGTCAGCAAAGGTAAGGGGTTCCAGGGCGGCGTGAAGCGTCACGGCTGGTACGGAGGCGACGCCACGCACGGCTCGATGTTCCATCGGGCTCCCGGCTCGATCGGGGCCTCCTCCGATCCTTCCCGGGTGTGGCCGGGCCACCGGCTGCCGGGACGCATGGGCGGCGAGCGCCGGACGGTGATGAACATCAAGGTGGTCCGCGTGATGGCCGATCACGGGCTCGTCCTGGTTGAGGGGGCCGTGCCCGGCGCCAACGGCGGACTGGTGCTCATCCGCAAGAGCGTCAAGACGACCCGGGCCCAGCAGCGCGCTGCGGCGGAGCGTCGATGATGCCGAGCGTGGAGGTCCTGGGAGCCAAGGGGCAGGTGGTGGGTCGACTGGAGCTCAAGGCCGATGTCTTCGGGGCCGAGATCCGGGTGCCGCTGCTTCACCAGGCGGTGACGCGCGAGCTCAACGACCGTCGTGTCGGAACCCACGACACCAAGGGACGGAGCGAGGTCTCGGGCGGCGGCCGCAAGCCGTGGCGGCAGAAGGGCACTGGTCGCGCCCGGCAGGGCTCCATCCGGGCGACGCAGTGGAAGGGTGGCGGCAAGCCCTTCGGCCCCACGCCACGCACCTACGAGCAGCAGATGCCGCGCACCATGCGACGGCAGGCGCTGCGCGCCGCCGTGGCCGCCAAGATCGCCGCCGGGGAGTTGAGCGTGGTGGACGCGCTGAACGTCACCGGGGGCAAGACCAAGGCGTTGGTGAGCCGGCTGGCCGAGGTCGGGGTGACGGCCGTGCCCACCCTGCTGGTCGTGGAGTCGCTCAGCGAGGCGCTGACGCGTGCGGCCCGCAATGTTCCGTGGTTGACGGTCGAGACGCCGGCGCAGGTGTCCGTCTACCAGCTCCTGCGGGCGCGGCGGGCGGTGTTCGAGCGGGCGGCGCTGTTGAGCCTGGAGAGGGCGCTCTCGTCGGAGTCGGAGTCGGGGGCGGGCGGCGGCGCGCCGGCGGTGGAGCACGCGGGGGCGAGGCAATCATGAGCCGGAATGCCCGCCAGATCATCCTGCGTCCGATCATGACCGAGAAGAGCATGCAGCAGAAAGAGGCGCACAACGTGGTGACGTTCCGGGTGCGTCCGGACGCCAACAAGGTGGAGATCCGCACCGCGGTGGAGGCGATCTTCAACGTCAAGGTAACCGACGTCCGCACCTCCTCCTACGAGGGCAAGCTCAAGCGCATGGGGCGCCACCAGGGCCACCGCCCCGACTGGAAGAAGGCCGTGGTGCAACTGGCGCCCGGGCACAAGATCGACCTGGTCGAGGGAGCCTGAGGCATGGGCATCCGCACCCTGAAACCGACCTCGCCGGCCCGGCGCTACCTCACCTACGTGACTCGCGAGGAGATCACCAAGCAGGAGCCGGAGAAGGGTCTGCTGCTGCCCAAGCGGCGGACCAGCGGCCGGAACAGTTACGGGCGTATCACCGTGCGTCACCGCGGCCAAGGCCACAAACGCATGCTCCGCCAAGTCGATTTCCGGCGTGAGAAGCTCGGCATCCCGGCCCGGGTCGCCGCCATCGAATACGATCCGAACCGGTCGGCGCGGCTGGCGTTGCTGCACTACCGCGACGGCGAGAAGCGCTACATCGTGGCCGCGGTGGGCCTGAAGGTCGGCGACACGGTGATGTCCGGGCCGCAGGCTGACATCCTGCCCGGCAACGCGCTGCCGCTTCGGAACATCCCCGTCGGCACGCTCGTTCACAACGTCGAGCTGCAGCCCGGGCGCGGGGGCCAGCTCTGCCGGAGCGCGGGCGCCCAGGCCCAGTTGCTGGCCAAGGAGGCCGGCCGGGCGACCCTCAAGATGCCGTCGGGCGAAGTGCGCATGGTCGCCGTCGACTGCATGGCCACCGTAGGGCAGGTAGGCAACCTCGATCACGAGAACATCTCGGTCGGCAAGGCCGGACGCACCCGCTGGCGCGGCTTCCGACCGACCGTTCGCGGCACCGTCATGAACCCGGTCGATCACCCGATGGGTGGAGGCGAGGGCCGCGGCAAGGGGAATCATCCGATGACGCCGTGGGGCAAGCCGACCAAGGGCTACAAGACCCGGCGTGGGGCCAGAGCCTCGGACCGCGACATCCTGACGCGGCGGAAGAGGTAGGGAGCCGGCATGGGACGCTCGCTGAAGAAGGGTCCGTACATCGACGAGAAGCTGCTGCGCCGCATCGAGGAGCTGAACCGCAACCGCCAGAAGAAGGTCCTCAAGACGTGGTCGCGCCGGTCGACGATCGCCCCGGAGTTCCTCGGCCACACGCTGGCCGTGCACAACGGCAAGAAGTTCATTCCGGTGTACGTCACCGAGAACATGGTTGGACACCGGCTGGGCGAGTTCGCGTTGACGCGGACGTTCAAGGCCCACGGCACCGCCGAGAAGGCGGCGGCGACGCCCACGGGGAAGGCCTAGGGTGATCACCGTCGCCCGGGCCCGCTTCGTCCGTGTTTCCGCGCGGAAGGCGCGCCAGGTCCTCGACGAGATCCGCCATCGGCCGGTGAGCGAGGCTCTGGCCACGCTGCAGTTCACGCCGCGGGCGGCCGCCCGCCTGATCGAGAAGGTGCTGCGCTCGGCCGTGGCCAATGCCGAGCACAACCATCAGATCCGCAACCTGGACGCCCTGCGGGTGCACCCGGCCGTCGCCGACGAGGGGCCCTCGATGAAGCGCGTGCAGCCGCGGGCGATGGGGCGGGCCTTCTACATCAAGCACCGGACGAGCCATCTCACGATCGGCGTGAGCGACGACACCGACGGCGTGAGCACGCCCGCGGCGCGCCCGGAACGCCCGCGCACGTCGGGGGCCGGCGCGGGGACGCCCCCGGCAGCCGCGCCGGCGGAGCCCCGGGCCCGACGGCCGGCGGCCAGGGCGCGGCGCGCGGCGCAACCGGGCAAGCGCCGGCCGGCGGCCAGACGCGCCGGGAAAGGGAAGGACTAGGGACGATGGGTCAGAAGACGCACCCGGTCGGCTTCCGTCTAGGCTCGACGCGCACGTGGTCGTCGCGGTGGTTCGCCACCAAGGACTACGCCAAGCTCCTGCACGAGGACGTGAAGATCCGGCGCCACATCAAGGATCAGCTGTATCACGCCGGTATTTCGCGGATCGACATCGAGCGCTCGGGGAACCGGGCTCGGATCACGGTCGCCACCGCGCGGCCGGGCATCATCATCGGCCGCAAGGGCGCCGAGGTGGAACGGCTGAAGAACGAGCTCCAGGCCCGGACGGGCAAGGAGATCTACCTCAACATCGAGGAAGTCATCCATCCCGAGCTGGACGCCCAGCTCGTTTCCGAGAACGTCGCCCTGCAGCTGCAGAAGCGGGTGGCCTTCCGCCGGGCCATGAAGAAGGCGGTCACTTCGGCCCTGCGCCTGGGCGCCGACGGCATCCGGATCGCCTGCGCGGGACGGCTGGGGGGCAGCGAGATCGCCCGGCGAGAGTGGTACCGGGACGGTCGGGTGCCCTTGCACACCATCCGCGCCGACATCGACTACGGCCTGGCCACCGCCCATACGACGTACGGCACCATCGGCGTGAAGGTCTGGGTTTTCAAGGGCGAAGTGCTCGCCAAGGCCCCGCCGACCGAGGCCTGAGGCCGCGACCATGCTGATGCCCAAGCGCGTGAAGTACCGCAAGGCTCAACGGGGCCGCATGAGGGGCAAGGCCCAGCGCGGCGCCAGCCTGGCCTTCGGCGAATACGGGCTCAAGGCGCTCGAGCCGGGTTGGATCACCAACCGGCAGATCGAGGCGGCCCGGGTGGCCCTCACCCGCAGCCTCAAGCGCGGCGGCAAGATCTGGATCCGGATCTTCCCGGACAAGCCGGTGACCAAGAAACCGGCCGAGACCCGGATGGGCAAAGGCAAGGGCAATCCCGAGGACTGGGTGGCCGTCGTGAAACCCGGGCGGATCCTCTACGAGATGGAGGGCGTCAGCCTGGACGCCGCCCGCGAGGCGTTCCGGACGGCCGGCCAAAAGATGGGTATCGCGACGAAGTTCGTCACGCGGACCCGGGCTCTCTGAGGCACCGATGAAAGCGGCCAAGTGGCGTGATCTGAGCGACGACGAGATCCGGCAGCGTGCGCGGGAGCTCAGCGAGGAGGTCTTCAACCTGCGCTTTCAGCTGTCCATGGGGATGGCCAAGAACCCGGCCCGGGTCGGGCAGGCGCGCCGGGACCTGGCCCGGGCGCAGACGATTCTCCACGAGCGCGGCGTGGCGGGTGCGGTGGTGCCGGCGCTCGCGCCGGCCCGTGCCCAGGCAGCCCCGAGGCCGGCCAAGCGCGGGCGCTCGCGCGACGGCACCACGCCGGCCCGGCGACGCCGGCCGGCCAAGAAAGGGTAAGGCGTGAGCGAGCGGAAGACCCGGGAAGCCCTGGTCATCAGCGACAAGATGCAGAAGACCCGCGTCGTGCGGATCGAGCGCGTCCACCGTCACCCTCGCTACGAGCGGGTCGTGCGGACGGCCAAGCGGCTCAAGGTCCACGACGAGGGCAACGAAAGTCGGGTGGGCGACCGCGTGCTGATCGAGGAAACCCGGCCTTTGTCCAAGGAGAAGCGCTGGCGCATCCGCCAGATCGTGAAGGTGGCGGACCCAGCCGCGCGCACCTCGAACAGCCCACCTGCGGCTCGAGCCGGGCAAGCGCTCCGATAAATGATCCAGCCGCGCTCGATGCTCGAGGTCGCCGACAACTCCGGAGCCAAGAAGGTGCAGTGCATCCGGGTGATGGGTGGGGCCAATAAGCGCTACGCCTCCATCGGCGACACCGTTATCGTCGCGGTCAAGGAGGCGGCCCCCGACGGCACGGTCAAAAAAGGGGAGGTGGCCCGGGCGGTGGTGGTACGGACGGTGAAAGAGGTGCGCCGCAAGGACGGTTCCTACATCCGGTTCGACCGCAACGCCGTGGTTCTCATCAAGCCCGATGAGAACCCGGTCGGCACCCGCATCTTCGGGCCCGTGGCCCGCGAGCTGCGGGAACGTCAGTTCACCAAGATCATCTCGCTGGCGCCGGAGGTCATCTGATGCCGGGCGTGCACGTGCGGCGGGGCGACGTGGTCGCCGTCATCGCAGGTAAGGAGCGGGGCAAGCGTGGCAAGGTCCTGCGGGTGCTGCGTGACAAGGGCCGGGTGGTGGTGGAGAAGGTGAACATGATCAAGCGCCACCAGCGGCCCACCCAGAAGCTCCGCCAGGGGGGCATCATCGAGCGAGAGGGGCCGCTGGCGCTCTCGAACGTCCAGCCGGTATGCAGCCGTTGCGACAAGCCAGCCCGGTCGGGTATCACCGTTCTCGCCGACGGCCGACGCCTGCGCGTCTGCAAGCGATGCGGCGAGCCCATGGACAAGGGGTAGCGATGGCTGAGAAGGCTCCGGCCCAAAAGACTCCCGCTCCGAAGGCCTCGGCCCGGCCGGCCCGGCCGCAGCAGCCCAAGAAGGGCGAGACCGCGCCGGTGGCCAAGACCCGGCCCCGGGGCACGGGGCAGGTCCCGCCCCGGCTCCGCGACCGGTTTCGAACGGCGGTCGTGCCCGCCCTGATGAAGGATCGCGGCTACGCCAATCCCTTCGAGGTGCCTCGGCTCGAGAAGATCGTGATCAACATGGGCGTGGGCGAGGGTCGGGACAACGCCAAGGCTCTGGATTTCGCCACGACGGATCTGCTGGCCATCACCGGACAGAAGCCGGTGGTGACACGGGCCAAGAAATCCATCGCCAACTTCAAGCTGCGGGCCGGCGTGCCGATCGGAGCCAAAGTCACGCTTCGGGGGGCCCGCATGTACGAGTTCCTCGACCGGCTCGTCAACGTGGCGCTGCCGCGCGTACGCGACTTCAAGGGCGTCCCCCCCAAGGGGTTCGACGGTCGGGGCAACTACGCCCTGGGGCTCCGC is a genomic window containing:
- the rplW gene encoding 50S ribosomal protein L23 encodes the protein MSRNARQIILRPIMTEKSMQQKEAHNVVTFRVRPDANKVEIRTAVEAIFNVKVTDVRTSSYEGKLKRMGRHQGHRPDWKKAVVQLAPGHKIDLVEGA
- the rplV gene encoding 50S ribosomal protein L22; amino-acid sequence: MITVARARFVRVSARKARQVLDEIRHRPVSEALATLQFTPRAAARLIEKVLRSAVANAEHNHQIRNLDALRVHPAVADEGPSMKRVQPRAMGRAFYIKHRTSHLTIGVSDDTDGVSTPAARPERPRTSGAGAGTPPAAAPAEPRARRPAARARRAAQPGKRRPAARRAGKGKD
- the rplC gene encoding 50S ribosomal protein L3; protein product: MARKEGLIGRKVGMTQVFGEDGNHLPVTVIQAGPCTVLGIRTRETHGYDAIQLGFEPKKKVAKPVAGQFKKVGVEPMRVIREIRLEKSEMLQGYQVGQTVTAELFKPGELVDVVGVSKGKGFQGGVKRHGWYGGDATHGSMFHRAPGSIGASSDPSRVWPGHRLPGRMGGERRTVMNIKVVRVMADHGLVLVEGAVPGANGGLVLIRKSVKTTRAQQRAAAERR
- a CDS encoding elongation factor Tu, whose protein sequence is EMVMPGDNITTSIELITPVAMEKELRFAIREGGRTVGAGVVTEVLE
- the rpsJ gene encoding 30S ribosomal protein S10; the protein is MATLSADQKIRIRLKAYDHHLLDRSVKEIVDTVRRTGARISGPVLLPTIINRWTVLRSPHVDKTSREQFEMRTHKRLIDIVDPTPQTVDSLMKLDLPAGVDVEIKL
- the rplB gene encoding 50S ribosomal protein L2; amino-acid sequence: MGIRTLKPTSPARRYLTYVTREEITKQEPEKGLLLPKRRTSGRNSYGRITVRHRGQGHKRMLRQVDFRREKLGIPARVAAIEYDPNRSARLALLHYRDGEKRYIVAAVGLKVGDTVMSGPQADILPGNALPLRNIPVGTLVHNVELQPGRGGQLCRSAGAQAQLLAKEAGRATLKMPSGEVRMVAVDCMATVGQVGNLDHENISVGKAGRTRWRGFRPTVRGTVMNPVDHPMGGGEGRGKGNHPMTPWGKPTKGYKTRRGARASDRDILTRRKR
- the rplD gene encoding 50S ribosomal protein L4, with protein sequence MPSVEVLGAKGQVVGRLELKADVFGAEIRVPLLHQAVTRELNDRRVGTHDTKGRSEVSGGGRKPWRQKGTGRARQGSIRATQWKGGGKPFGPTPRTYEQQMPRTMRRQALRAAVAAKIAAGELSVVDALNVTGGKTKALVSRLAEVGVTAVPTLLVVESLSEALTRAARNVPWLTVETPAQVSVYQLLRARRAVFERAALLSLERALSSESESGAGGGAPAVEHAGARQS
- the rplE gene encoding 50S ribosomal protein L5 — encoded protein: MAEKAPAQKTPAPKASARPARPQQPKKGETAPVAKTRPRGTGQVPPRLRDRFRTAVVPALMKDRGYANPFEVPRLEKIVINMGVGEGRDNAKALDFATTDLLAITGQKPVVTRAKKSIANFKLRAGVPIGAKVTLRGARMYEFLDRLVNVALPRVRDFKGVPPKGFDGRGNYALGLREQVIFPEIVYDKVDKVRGMDINIVTTARTDEEARALLGQLGMPFRD
- the rplN gene encoding 50S ribosomal protein L14 translates to MIQPRSMLEVADNSGAKKVQCIRVMGGANKRYASIGDTVIVAVKEAAPDGTVKKGEVARAVVVRTVKEVRRKDGSYIRFDRNAVVLIKPDENPVGTRIFGPVARELRERQFTKIISLAPEVI
- the rplX gene encoding 50S ribosomal protein L24; its protein translation is MPGVHVRRGDVVAVIAGKERGKRGKVLRVLRDKGRVVVEKVNMIKRHQRPTQKLRQGGIIEREGPLALSNVQPVCSRCDKPARSGITVLADGRRLRVCKRCGEPMDKG
- the rpsC gene encoding 30S ribosomal protein S3, producing the protein MGQKTHPVGFRLGSTRTWSSRWFATKDYAKLLHEDVKIRRHIKDQLYHAGISRIDIERSGNRARITVATARPGIIIGRKGAEVERLKNELQARTGKEIYLNIEEVIHPELDAQLVSENVALQLQKRVAFRRAMKKAVTSALRLGADGIRIACAGRLGGSEIARREWYRDGRVPLHTIRADIDYGLATAHTTYGTIGVKVWVFKGEVLAKAPPTEA
- the rpsS gene encoding 30S ribosomal protein S19; translation: MGRSLKKGPYIDEKLLRRIEELNRNRQKKVLKTWSRRSTIAPEFLGHTLAVHNGKKFIPVYVTENMVGHRLGEFALTRTFKAHGTAEKAAATPTGKA
- the rpsQ gene encoding 30S ribosomal protein S17, whose translation is MSERKTREALVISDKMQKTRVVRIERVHRHPRYERVVRTAKRLKVHDEGNESRVGDRVLIEETRPLSKEKRWRIRQIVKVADPAARTSNSPPAARAGQALR
- the rplP gene encoding 50S ribosomal protein L16 → MLMPKRVKYRKAQRGRMRGKAQRGASLAFGEYGLKALEPGWITNRQIEAARVALTRSLKRGGKIWIRIFPDKPVTKKPAETRMGKGKGNPEDWVAVVKPGRILYEMEGVSLDAAREAFRTAGQKMGIATKFVTRTRAL